A window from Macaca thibetana thibetana isolate TM-01 chromosome 7, ASM2454274v1, whole genome shotgun sequence encodes these proteins:
- the LOC126959891 gene encoding 40S ribosomal protein S15a-like: MVRMNVLADALKSINNAEKRDKRQVLIRLCSKVIVRFLTVMMKHGYIGEFEIIDDHRAGKIVVNLTGRLNRCGVISPRFDVQLKDLEKWQNNLLPSRQFGFIVLTTSAGIMDHEEAR; encoded by the coding sequence ATGGTGCGCATGAATGTCCTGGCTGATGCTCTCAAGAGCATCAACAATGCCGAAAAGAGAGACAAACGCCAGGTGCTTATTAGGCTGTGCTCCAAAGTCATCGTCCGGTTTCTCACTGTGATGATGAAGCATGGTTACATTGGCGAATTTGAAATCATTGATGATCACAGAGCTGGGAAAATTGTTGTGAACCTTACAGGCAGGCTAAACAGGTGTGGAGTGATCAGCCCCAGATTTGATGTGCAActcaaagatctagaaaaatGGCAGAATAACCTGCTTCCATCCCGCCAGTTTGGTTTCATTGTACTGACAACCTCAGCTGGCATCATGGACCATGAAGAAGCAAGATGA